Proteins from a single region of Chloroherpeton thalassium ATCC 35110:
- the ilvN gene encoding acetolactate synthase small subunit yields MKHTISVLVENKFGALNRVAAMFSARGFNLESISIGETEDPEISRMTIVTEGDEQILGQIVKQLNRLIDTIKVLDLTGALTVERELALITVFYQKSNRSELIGLCDIFKANVVDITQKTFTLEIVGPPEKIDSAINILIPFGIKEMARSGVVALSRGEQLNRHKKGSSEVLAI; encoded by the coding sequence ATGAAACATACGATCTCTGTTCTGGTCGAAAATAAATTTGGTGCGCTCAACCGCGTTGCAGCCATGTTTAGCGCAAGAGGCTTCAATTTGGAAAGCATTTCAATTGGGGAAACCGAGGACCCGGAAATTTCGCGCATGACCATTGTCACCGAAGGTGATGAACAAATTCTTGGACAAATTGTCAAGCAGCTCAATCGCCTGATCGATACCATCAAAGTGCTGGATTTAACCGGCGCATTGACGGTCGAGCGCGAGCTTGCCTTGATCACCGTTTTTTATCAGAAAAGCAATCGTTCGGAGCTCATTGGCCTTTGCGATATTTTCAAAGCCAACGTGGTCGACATTACCCAAAAAACATTCACGCTGGAAATTGTGGGGCCACCTGAGAAAATTGATTCAGCAATTAATATATTAATACCTTTTGGGATTAAGGAAATGGCTCGCTCTGGTGTTGTCGCGCTTTCTCGCGGAGAGCAACTGAACCGACACAAAAAAGGGTCATCCGAAGTTTTAGCAATCTAA
- the ilvB gene encoding biosynthetic-type acetolactate synthase large subunit, translating to MTSKGHTLIGAEIFFECLRREGVEYIFGYPGGALLKIYEKLYDVDDIKHILVRHEQGATHMAEGYARATGKVGVVLVTSGPGATNTVTGIANAYMDSSPIVIFTGQVPTHLIGNDAFQEADILGITRPITKYNFLVKDVNELASTIRKAFFLARTGRPGPVLVDLPKDVMNAKCTFEYPEKVEIRGYKPTVQGHTMQIKKAAAKIKHAKKPLLYVGGGIIMSEAAKELTFFAKTHRIPVTMTLQGLGALPAKDELSLGMLGMHGTYWANQAVNNCDVLIALGARFDDRVTGKTETFATQAYKIHVDIDPTAIDKNVLVDLPIVGDVKHILSELSVEMTESPDTEEWLKTIQAWREDCPLVYETEDGKLRTEYVIEQISEKTGGEAIVVADVGQHQMWIAQYYQFNNPRLQISSAGLGTMGFSLPAAIGAAFGVQDKPVISISGDGGFMMNIQELVTAAYHKIPLKIFLINNSYLGMVRQWQELFHEKKYSFTDLSENNPDYVKVVASFGIPAFSTDNPNEVSELLDKALAYNEGPIFVEFKVAREDMVFPMVPAGASISDMMIKRLNPKTLV from the coding sequence ATGACTTCAAAAGGGCACACTCTGATTGGGGCAGAAATCTTTTTTGAGTGTCTGAGACGGGAAGGCGTCGAATATATTTTCGGCTATCCCGGCGGAGCTTTGCTAAAAATCTACGAAAAGCTCTACGACGTTGACGACATTAAGCACATTTTGGTACGCCACGAACAAGGGGCGACACACATGGCAGAAGGCTATGCCAGAGCTACCGGAAAAGTGGGCGTTGTGCTTGTGACTTCCGGCCCAGGAGCAACCAATACCGTCACCGGAATTGCGAATGCTTATATGGATTCCTCTCCGATTGTGATTTTCACTGGCCAAGTTCCAACGCATTTAATTGGAAACGATGCGTTCCAAGAAGCCGATATTTTGGGCATTACGCGCCCGATTACCAAGTATAATTTCTTGGTGAAAGATGTGAACGAATTGGCTTCTACAATTCGAAAAGCCTTCTTTTTGGCGAGAACCGGTCGTCCGGGTCCTGTTTTGGTCGACTTGCCAAAAGACGTGATGAACGCCAAGTGCACGTTCGAATATCCTGAAAAGGTTGAAATTCGCGGCTACAAACCGACCGTTCAAGGCCACACGATGCAAATCAAAAAGGCAGCGGCCAAAATCAAACATGCCAAGAAGCCGTTGCTTTATGTTGGCGGTGGCATCATCATGTCGGAAGCTGCGAAGGAACTCACCTTTTTTGCCAAAACGCACCGCATTCCAGTGACCATGACCTTGCAAGGCTTGGGTGCGCTTCCGGCCAAAGACGAGCTTTCGCTTGGCATGCTGGGGATGCACGGAACATACTGGGCAAACCAAGCTGTCAATAACTGCGATGTGCTCATTGCGCTTGGCGCTCGTTTCGACGATCGCGTTACCGGAAAAACTGAGACCTTTGCAACGCAAGCGTACAAAATTCATGTCGATATCGATCCAACGGCTATCGATAAAAATGTCTTGGTTGACTTGCCGATCGTTGGCGATGTAAAACACATTCTCAGCGAACTTTCGGTTGAAATGACCGAATCGCCCGACACAGAAGAATGGCTGAAAACCATTCAAGCATGGCGAGAAGATTGCCCGCTTGTTTATGAAACTGAAGATGGCAAACTCAGAACGGAATACGTAATTGAGCAAATTTCAGAGAAAACGGGCGGCGAAGCAATTGTGGTTGCCGATGTTGGCCAGCACCAAATGTGGATCGCACAATACTATCAGTTTAATAACCCGCGCTTGCAAATCAGCAGCGCCGGACTCGGAACGATGGGCTTTTCACTTCCGGCGGCGATCGGCGCGGCATTTGGCGTTCAAGACAAGCCGGTTATTTCAATCAGTGGCGACGGCGGTTTCATGATGAACATTCAGGAGCTTGTCACAGCTGCTTATCATAAGATTCCACTGAAAATCTTTTTGATCAACAATAGCTATTTGGGCATGGTGCGTCAGTGGCAAGAGCTTTTCCATGAGAAAAAATACAGCTTTACAGATCTCTCGGAAAACAATCCTGACTATGTAAAAGTGGTGGCGTCATTTGGCATTCCGGCTTTTTCAACCGACAACCCAAATGAGGTGAGCGAACTTTTGGACAAAGCACTGGCTTACAATGAAGGACCCATCTTTGTGGAGTTCAAGGTTGCCCGAGAAGATATGGTATTTCCGATGGTGCCGGCAGGCGCTTCTATTTCGGACATGATGATTAAACGACTTAACCCAAAAACGCTTGTTTAA
- the ilvD gene encoding dihydroxy-acid dehydratase: MRSDKIKLGFDKAPHRSLLKATGAIQSDEDFQKPFIGIANSYIDIIPGHVHLHDFAKRIKEAVRKAGGIPFEFNTIGVDDGIAMGHIGMRYSLASRELIADAVETVVGAHWLDAMICIPNCDKIVPGMMMAAVRLDIPTIFISGGPMKVGVMADGEKVDLISVFEGVGEYSSGKIDDARLKELENNGCPTCGSCSGMFTANSMNCLAEALGLALPGNGTILAVDPKREALAEAAAKQIMTLVEKDIKPSDLLSRESFLNAFALDLAMGGSTNTILHTLAIANEAGINFDLAELNTLAAKTPYICKVSPATKNVHIEDVDRAGGISAILKELSKLDGVLDLSRPTVTGKTLGENIADAEVKDKAVIHSVEDPYSATGGLAVLFGNLAPQGCVVKTGAVDPKMMQHTGPARIYESQDEAISGILKGDVQAGEVVVIRYEGPKGGPGMPEMLAPTSTIMGQGLGDKVALITDGRFSGGTRGACIGHVSPEAAERGPIAALQNGDKITIDIPNKRIAVDLSDEEIEARLKALPPFEPKIKRGYLARYSQMVTSAGSGAVLKSFD, encoded by the coding sequence GTGAGATCAGACAAAATTAAGTTGGGATTTGACAAAGCGCCGCATCGTAGTTTGCTGAAAGCAACCGGCGCGATTCAAAGTGATGAAGATTTTCAAAAGCCATTTATCGGTATCGCGAACTCGTATATCGATATCATTCCTGGGCATGTTCATTTGCACGATTTTGCCAAGCGAATCAAAGAAGCGGTTCGCAAGGCCGGCGGCATTCCGTTTGAATTCAATACCATCGGCGTCGATGACGGCATCGCGATGGGACATATCGGAATGCGCTATTCGCTGGCCAGCCGCGAGCTGATTGCCGACGCGGTCGAAACTGTCGTTGGCGCGCATTGGCTCGACGCGATGATTTGCATTCCGAATTGCGATAAAATCGTGCCGGGCATGATGATGGCTGCCGTTCGCCTTGATATTCCAACCATTTTTATTTCCGGTGGCCCGATGAAAGTCGGCGTCATGGCCGACGGCGAAAAAGTTGACCTCATTTCTGTGTTTGAAGGCGTCGGCGAATATAGCTCAGGGAAAATTGACGACGCACGGCTCAAAGAATTGGAAAATAACGGCTGCCCGACGTGCGGCTCTTGTTCCGGCATGTTCACGGCAAATTCCATGAACTGCCTTGCCGAAGCCTTAGGGCTTGCCTTGCCCGGAAACGGAACGATTTTGGCCGTCGATCCGAAGCGCGAAGCGCTTGCCGAAGCGGCTGCCAAACAGATTATGACGCTGGTTGAAAAAGACATTAAACCGAGCGATTTGCTTTCGCGCGAATCGTTCCTCAACGCCTTTGCGCTTGACCTTGCGATGGGCGGCAGCACGAACACGATTTTGCACACGCTCGCCATCGCAAACGAAGCCGGTATCAATTTTGACCTTGCCGAACTCAACACGCTGGCGGCCAAAACGCCGTACATTTGCAAAGTCAGTCCGGCGACGAAAAACGTTCATATAGAAGATGTTGACCGTGCGGGCGGCATTTCCGCCATCTTGAAGGAACTTTCCAAGCTGGATGGTGTTCTTGACTTGTCGCGCCCGACCGTGACCGGCAAAACGCTGGGTGAAAATATTGCCGATGCTGAAGTTAAAGATAAAGCGGTGATTCATTCGGTTGAAGACCCGTATTCGGCGACGGGCGGGCTTGCCGTACTTTTCGGCAACTTGGCACCGCAAGGCTGCGTGGTTAAAACTGGCGCGGTCGATCCGAAAATGATGCAACACACGGGGCCGGCAAGAATTTACGAATCGCAGGACGAGGCCATCAGCGGGATTTTGAAAGGTGATGTGCAGGCGGGCGAAGTGGTCGTCATTCGCTATGAAGGACCGAAAGGCGGACCCGGAATGCCGGAAATGCTTGCGCCAACAAGCACCATTATGGGGCAAGGCTTGGGCGATAAAGTGGCGCTGATTACCGACGGACGCTTTTCCGGCGGAACACGCGGCGCATGTATCGGCCATGTTTCACCTGAAGCCGCCGAGCGAGGCCCGATTGCGGCGCTGCAAAACGGCGATAAAATCACGATTGATATTCCGAACAAGCGTATCGCGGTCGACTTAAGCGACGAGGAAATTGAGGCTCGGCTCAAAGCCCTGCCGCCATTTGAGCCGAAAATTAAACGCGGCTATTTGGCTCGCTATTCGCAGATGGTAACATCGGCGGGAAGCGGTGCGGTTTTAAAAAGTTTCGATTGA
- a CDS encoding response regulator has protein sequence MASAHLHRPAVLVVDDEEDLRRILSNILRKKGFEVFDAEDGKKGLEIFEAFQHKIGYILADINMPELNGKELAAEIRKLDVSVKIILISGDYSLAEVDNFSKEKALQFMAKPFRIDELLKAMGLR, from the coding sequence ATGGCTTCAGCACATTTACATCGGCCAGCCGTGTTAGTGGTAGATGACGAAGAGGATTTAAGGCGGATTCTATCAAATATTTTAAGGAAGAAAGGGTTTGAAGTTTTTGATGCGGAAGATGGAAAAAAAGGCCTTGAGATTTTTGAAGCATTTCAACATAAAATCGGGTACATTTTGGCCGACATTAACATGCCTGAGTTGAATGGAAAAGAGCTTGCGGCAGAAATCCGGAAACTTGATGTCAGCGTAAAGATTATCCTAATTTCAGGAGATTATTCGCTTGCTGAAGTTGATAATTTTTCAAAAGAGAAAGCCCTTCAGTTTATGGCAAAGCCGTTTAGAATCGATGAACTTCTGAAAGCCATGGGGTTGCGTTAA
- a CDS encoding TusE/DsrC/DsvC family sulfur relay protein, with protein sequence MPNLTISGQSIQIDNDNYLLNPNDWSEAYAKEVASKEGISLTDKHWEIIGFVRDEFQKNGKMPSLRAITKNKLASTKEIYSLFTANSEGRIAKLSGLSKPKGCV encoded by the coding sequence ATGCCAAACTTAACTATTTCTGGGCAATCGATCCAGATTGACAATGACAACTATCTTTTAAATCCAAATGATTGGTCTGAAGCTTACGCCAAAGAGGTTGCTTCAAAAGAAGGCATTAGTCTCACCGATAAGCATTGGGAAATCATCGGTTTTGTGAGAGATGAATTCCAAAAGAATGGGAAGATGCCGTCTCTTCGAGCAATCACTAAAAATAAGCTTGCCAGCACCAAAGAAATCTATTCGCTTTTTACAGCAAATAGCGAAGGCCGAATTGCCAAACTCAGCGGACTTTCTAAACCCAAAGGGTGCGTATAA
- a CDS encoding bacteriohemerythrin — protein sequence MGFALTPWSSDFENGIIWQDLQHRELVQAVHKLYGAIASKQDDSVIQSIIEFLHDYTKNHFDMEERYMEETHYPELLSHVERHKEFIDMLENFEAERVQSKYMANLSLCYDLNEWTLKHIRTYDRQLAIFLQNERGLAF from the coding sequence ATGGGTTTCGCACTTACGCCATGGTCTTCTGATTTTGAAAATGGAATTATTTGGCAGGACTTACAGCATCGGGAATTGGTTCAAGCCGTTCATAAACTTTATGGCGCGATTGCCAGCAAACAAGACGACTCCGTGATACAAAGCATTATTGAATTCCTTCATGACTATACCAAAAACCATTTTGATATGGAAGAGCGCTACATGGAAGAAACGCATTATCCTGAGCTTCTCTCGCATGTTGAGCGGCATAAAGAGTTTATTGATATGCTTGAAAATTTTGAAGCAGAGCGCGTGCAAAGCAAGTACATGGCAAACCTATCGCTTTGTTACGATTTGAACGAGTGGACTTTAAAGCATATTAGAACATACGATCGCCAACTGGCAATATTTCTTCAAAATGAAAGAGGTCTTGCATTTTAA
- the pgeF gene encoding peptidoglycan editing factor PgeF produces the protein MPERFFTDSILEPKIFAPFSNLVAAQSTRHGGVSEPPYETLNLGMTVGDARDKVLQNRKIFCHRLSISPERLAFSSQVHGETVLFATQPGSYEGFDALVTNRKNIFLMISIADCVPILIYDAQHQAAAAIHAGWRGTAANLVFKTLKMMQSLFGTDPTHCFAFIGVAIDKENYQVGEDVAKHFSAAFKQVDVSADGKFLLDLRAANAAQLGDFGIDRSQIEISPYSTYSHHRDFFSHRFSGGKTGRMMAIIGMR, from the coding sequence ATGCCTGAGCGATTTTTCACGGACTCCATTTTAGAGCCGAAAATTTTTGCCCCTTTTTCAAACTTGGTAGCTGCCCAAAGCACCCGTCATGGTGGGGTGAGCGAGCCGCCGTATGAAACGCTAAACTTGGGAATGACCGTTGGCGACGCGCGGGATAAGGTACTGCAAAACCGGAAGATTTTCTGCCACCGACTTTCGATTTCGCCCGAGCGTCTGGCTTTCTCCAGTCAAGTTCATGGTGAAACGGTGCTGTTTGCGACTCAGCCGGGCAGTTATGAAGGCTTCGACGCACTTGTCACCAATCGGAAAAATATCTTTTTAATGATTTCCATTGCCGACTGTGTCCCGATTTTAATTTACGACGCGCAGCATCAAGCTGCCGCAGCCATTCATGCAGGCTGGCGCGGAACAGCCGCGAACCTTGTATTTAAAACTTTAAAAATGATGCAATCGCTTTTCGGCACAGACCCAACGCATTGCTTTGCATTTATCGGCGTGGCCATTGATAAAGAAAATTACCAAGTTGGAGAAGACGTCGCAAAGCATTTCAGCGCCGCGTTTAAGCAAGTTGATGTTTCAGCCGATGGCAAATTTTTGTTGGATTTACGCGCGGCCAACGCCGCCCAGCTTGGCGATTTTGGAATTGACCGTTCACAAATAGAAATTTCACCTTATTCAACCTACTCACACCATCGCGACTTTTTTTCGCACCGATTTAGCGGCGGAAAAACCGGACGCATGATGGCCATTATAGGAATGCGGTAA
- the porZ gene encoding type IX secretion system anionic LPS delivery protein PorZ, with product MLKNLIALFSFSLFFFMQPVFAQVYGTWKSLTSLQKATSIAAEKQSGQAIWVGTTGGVYRFETGTQSLQTFTNTDGLLGIDVSAVMYDSLRNALWIGFSDGKINFYDLSSSRISNYYELSRISQFSSNAIRNFYLHGDSIFVGTDFGVALFQVSRDEFRDTFFQLGAFDEGLCAQSTTVLENMLVVATEAGLAMGDLTLSNLVSPSSWENISASVSGEVYAVCHFNNAVYVGAENGLFILDGTQLVSHSSISGKKVLRLDATQTALFALAEDELVEISTESETHVEGDFSTAVSLAACQDGRVFLADTLSSLLEVVNGEILTHEINSPCSNVFAVLGFDAEGRLWGSSSYNSTSAVGFYAFDGTTWTNYANVLADGASDTIFQFCDIQARGSATYFGTWGGGLLKLTDDSLHVFHNGNSDLVGTSSENDFIIIPSLAKDENDLIWMTNYLTKTNPIHALTEDDVFKKYGSSSQSATSFPSSYVAEHILIDKEGKKWISCVSKNGDALGLYIFDDHETSDDLSDDAWSFLDDETGSGALPSLKINGMSLDQNGIVWIATDNGGAYFFDSENIDDAISISELDGENLTAIAVDELNRKWFGSENGVWVLDDNATEIEAHYTAENSELLSNQVYAIAIEDASGKVYIGTDQGLSVFHSVAVSPKQSLTTLKIYPNPYRVPSSGSLVVEGLTRNASLKILTISGKLVRHISGYGGSVIEWDGCDSQGKTVASGIYIAVGISESGEDTAVGKIAVIRRK from the coding sequence ATGCTCAAAAACCTGATTGCACTTTTTTCTTTCAGCTTATTTTTTTTCATGCAGCCGGTTTTCGCACAAGTTTATGGCACATGGAAAAGCTTGACTTCCCTTCAAAAAGCGACTTCAATTGCAGCGGAAAAGCAATCTGGGCAGGCGATTTGGGTTGGCACAACGGGCGGCGTTTATCGCTTTGAAACGGGCACGCAATCGCTTCAGACTTTTACCAACACAGACGGGCTGCTGGGCATCGATGTGTCTGCCGTCATGTATGACAGCCTCCGAAATGCGCTCTGGATTGGGTTTAGCGATGGCAAAATAAATTTTTACGATCTCAGCTCGTCGCGCATTTCCAACTATTACGAGCTTTCGCGCATCAGCCAATTTTCGAGCAATGCTATCCGCAATTTTTACCTTCACGGGGATTCCATTTTTGTGGGCACAGATTTTGGCGTCGCGCTCTTTCAAGTTTCCCGCGATGAGTTTCGCGACACCTTTTTTCAGCTCGGTGCTTTTGATGAAGGGCTTTGCGCTCAGAGCACAACGGTTTTGGAAAATATGCTTGTAGTTGCCACAGAAGCTGGGCTGGCCATGGGCGATCTGACTTTGTCAAATTTAGTTTCGCCGAGTTCTTGGGAAAATATATCGGCCAGCGTTTCGGGCGAAGTGTATGCGGTATGTCATTTCAACAACGCCGTTTATGTCGGTGCGGAAAATGGGCTGTTTATTTTGGATGGAACGCAACTGGTTTCGCATAGTTCAATAAGTGGAAAAAAAGTTCTTCGGCTGGATGCAACCCAAACCGCGCTTTTTGCGCTGGCGGAAGATGAACTCGTTGAAATTTCAACAGAAAGTGAAACGCATGTTGAAGGTGATTTTTCAACGGCGGTTTCGCTTGCTGCTTGCCAAGATGGCCGCGTATTTTTAGCCGATACGCTGAGTTCTCTTTTGGAAGTTGTAAATGGCGAAATCCTCACGCACGAAATCAATTCTCCCTGTTCAAATGTGTTTGCTGTGTTGGGCTTCGATGCCGAAGGCCGACTTTGGGGAAGCTCGTCTTATAACAGCACCAGCGCTGTCGGCTTCTACGCTTTTGACGGCACAACTTGGACAAACTACGCAAATGTGCTTGCCGACGGCGCTTCGGACACCATTTTCCAGTTTTGCGATATTCAAGCTCGTGGCAGCGCAACTTATTTTGGCACTTGGGGCGGCGGCCTTCTAAAACTGACCGACGATTCGTTGCACGTTTTTCATAACGGAAATTCTGATTTGGTTGGCACCAGCTCCGAGAACGATTTTATCATTATTCCCTCGCTGGCTAAAGATGAAAACGATCTAATTTGGATGACGAATTACCTAACCAAAACCAATCCCATTCATGCGCTCACCGAGGACGATGTGTTTAAAAAATATGGTAGCAGCAGCCAGTCGGCGACGAGCTTTCCATCGAGTTATGTTGCCGAGCATATATTAATTGATAAAGAAGGAAAGAAATGGATTTCGTGCGTTTCGAAAAATGGCGACGCGTTAGGCCTTTACATTTTTGACGATCATGAAACCAGTGATGATCTTTCGGATGACGCGTGGTCATTTTTAGATGATGAAACCGGCTCGGGCGCTTTGCCAAGCTTGAAAATTAACGGCATGTCGCTCGATCAAAATGGAATCGTTTGGATCGCAACGGACAATGGCGGGGCTTATTTTTTTGATAGCGAAAACATCGACGACGCGATTTCCATTTCTGAACTGGATGGGGAAAATCTGACCGCGATTGCAGTCGATGAACTCAATCGCAAATGGTTTGGCTCAGAAAATGGCGTTTGGGTTTTGGATGACAACGCAACTGAAATAGAGGCTCACTACACGGCTGAAAACTCCGAGTTGCTTTCGAACCAAGTTTATGCCATTGCGATTGAAGATGCGTCAGGAAAAGTATACATCGGTACAGATCAAGGATTGTCGGTTTTCCATTCGGTTGCGGTTTCGCCAAAGCAATCATTGACCACACTGAAAATTTACCCGAACCCCTATCGCGTTCCTTCTTCTGGCTCGCTTGTGGTGGAAGGCCTAACGAGAAACGCTTCGCTGAAAATTTTGACCATTTCGGGAAAGTTAGTGCGCCATATTTCAGGTTATGGTGGCAGCGTAATTGAGTGGGACGGTTGCGATTCGCAAGGCAAAACGGTGGCTTCTGGAATTTATATTGCGGTTGGCATCAGCGAATCGGGCGAAGATACGGCTGTGGGGAAAATTGCCGTTATCCGACGAAAATAG
- a CDS encoding ABC transporter permease, with product MFNYILRRVALAVPLIFGVLTITFFIIRLAPGDPASFFIQPGISPNVAEQMREQYGLNDPVPIQYVKWLGSVLQGDFGRSFSRQQPVFDVITEAVPITMSIALLALFANFLIGIAIGVISAVKQNSRLDRTLTITALFFYSMPEFWLALMLIILFALKLQILPASNLNEIGADGFSPFEFFLDRVEHLILPVLVLSINGSAGIARYVRGSMLEVIRQDYIRTARAKGLSEQIVVMKHALRNALLPVVTIFGASLPFVLSGALFIEVIFALPGMGRITVDAIFARDYPLIIANTFLSGTMIIIGNLLADVLYAVVDPRIKLE from the coding sequence ATGTTTAATTATATCCTTCGGCGTGTAGCGCTTGCTGTGCCGCTTATTTTTGGGGTTTTGACCATCACTTTTTTCATTATTCGTTTGGCGCCGGGCGACCCTGCTTCGTTTTTCATTCAGCCGGGCATTAGCCCAAATGTCGCTGAGCAGATGCGCGAACAGTATGGCCTGAACGACCCCGTGCCGATTCAATATGTCAAATGGCTCGGCAGCGTGCTTCAGGGCGATTTTGGTCGCAGCTTCAGCCGGCAGCAGCCGGTGTTTGATGTGATTACTGAAGCCGTTCCCATCACCATGTCCATTGCGTTGCTGGCGCTTTTCGCCAATTTTCTGATTGGCATTGCCATCGGCGTGATTTCGGCGGTGAAGCAAAATTCCCGGCTCGATCGAACGCTAACCATCACGGCATTATTTTTTTATTCGATGCCCGAATTCTGGCTCGCCTTGATGCTTATCATCCTTTTTGCGCTGAAACTTCAAATTTTGCCTGCCTCGAACCTGAACGAAATTGGCGCGGATGGTTTTTCCCCGTTTGAATTTTTTCTGGACAGGGTGGAGCATTTGATTTTGCCTGTGCTGGTTCTGAGCATCAACGGGTCGGCGGGAATTGCGCGTTATGTGCGCGGCAGCATGTTGGAAGTGATTCGACAAGATTACATCCGCACGGCCCGCGCTAAAGGACTTTCGGAACAAATTGTAGTGATGAAACATGCGCTGCGCAATGCGCTGCTGCCGGTCGTCACAATTTTTGGCGCGTCGCTGCCGTTCGTCTTGAGTGGCGCACTCTTTATCGAGGTGATTTTTGCGTTGCCGGGCATGGGGCGCATCACGGTTGATGCGATTTTCGCCCGCGACTATCCGCTCATCATCGCCAACACCTTCCTTTCCGGCACGATGATTATCATCGGCAACCTGCTCGCCGACGTCCTCTACGCAGTGGTCGACCCGAGAATCAAACTCGAGTAA